From Chloracidobacterium sp. N, the proteins below share one genomic window:
- a CDS encoding LAGLIDADG family homing endonuclease, which produces MMKQEPAPASLTDIARTVLMKRYLLKNEQGEVIETPEAMFWRVAGTIAAIDAHYGASAGQVAERAERFYELMAQGWFEPNSPTLMNAGRPLGQLSACFAAGTMIETIAGPQPIEEVQVGTLVLTHAGRYRPVTGTMRRTGCLYRVKVDKLPALYVTAEHPFLTTDGWVQVRDLAPKQHFVKIGCPEIGSATVTMHFDGHVEDGWVHARLEGTSPRSQRRYAQRDAISRQVAPIRDGVTIDAALAWMLGLYLAEGSISAGYDIRFTLSWDEDEHAARLAAILEGKLGLPARVQKGTQPQGRRGDGWTTVRLQSKLLAQWLVEHFGAGFDQKRLPAWAMSLSPDLRQALLQGVADGDGTPVNSHQTRITLCNEVLVRQLFTLAYSLGYYPTLRADSLPALGTVQPWSLAYGETYNAGMVRDGAYRVLEVAALDEEAIVYNFEVEEDHTYVANQMVVHNCFVLPIEDTLNSIYDTLKHQALIHQSGGGTGFSFSRLRPRNDVVRSTMGVASGPVSFMEVYNHSTEAIKQGGTRRGANMGILRCDHPDILEFITCKRDTTKITNFNISVAITDAFMRAVERDETYELINPRTRAVQMASRDGLKHPLTGEILVPPGQLMRLRARMVFDLIVQCAHATGEPGLFFIDRANEYNPVPSLGGYEATNPCITRDAWVQTSDGPRQVAELVGMPFTAIVDGMAYGSDARGFWSNGLKPIYELKTSSGYSLRLTGNHRVMRVNAVERNGEQTEWVEVQRLQPGDLVKLHNHREFTQWEGAGTLEQGWLLGLLVGDGTFSENRAVLSFWGQDAEYMAQQALGAISREAGSEWQVASRKEASSEWRVASSNYYPLATRHSPLAPGIQPIEERNEFRVRSSALAALAAAFGITPENKSLTDSTERASSLFYRGLLRGLFDADGTVLDGGGKGMSVRLAQSNLALLERVQRMLLRLGIASRLYRNRRPAGERVLPDGRGGGKLYATKAQHELCISKDNLLTFASLVGFTNPAKAQALSSALAARSARGHYRECFVAEVESLTLIGEAEVFDCSIPGVNAFDANGLYVHNCGEQPLLPYDVCNLGSINLGKFVTPERTVDWNHLREVVHESTRFLDNVIDANHYPLEQIAHLSQRIRRIGLGVMGWADMLVRLGVPYNSDEAIELARKVMHFIDEEGKVASEQLARERGAFPEWEHSIWGPDATCARRPDGARIRPPRRLRNCNVTTVAPTGTISMIAGCSSGIEPLFAIAFWRYQADSRMLDINQDFVAQARREGWYSPELMERIADTGHIHHPEVPAEVQRVWVTAHDIAPEWHVRMQAAFQEYTDSAISKTINFPHEATADQVREAYELAFRLGCKGITVYRDGSRANQVLSTGSTGKSTSPPSAEPTPAELKPRPVPAEGLPSHSFPVMTPLGKLRLFVTELDGKPFEVFAIIGRAGSDVTAFTEAIGRLISLALRCGVPVKLIAEQLRGIGGSRSAGFGPARVLSVPDAIGKVLFEHYVRNGRGNGTGDSNDETVHGDMAHTGEAASQASDFFLHHDAGPGVLEAAELCPECQNAALFNGEGCRKCHACGYSEC; this is translated from the coding sequence ATGATGAAACAGGAACCTGCCCCCGCCAGTCTCACCGACATCGCCCGTACGGTCCTGATGAAACGCTATCTGCTCAAAAACGAGCAGGGCGAGGTGATTGAGACCCCCGAAGCCATGTTCTGGCGGGTGGCCGGGACCATCGCGGCCATTGACGCCCACTATGGGGCATCGGCCGGGCAGGTTGCAGAACGTGCCGAACGTTTTTACGAACTGATGGCGCAGGGCTGGTTTGAGCCGAACAGCCCGACCCTGATGAACGCCGGGCGACCCTTGGGACAGCTCAGCGCGTGCTTCGCCGCCGGTACGATGATCGAGACGATCGCTGGGCCGCAGCCCATCGAGGAGGTGCAGGTCGGCACCCTTGTGCTTACCCACGCCGGCCGCTACCGTCCCGTCACCGGGACGATGCGCCGCACCGGCTGCCTCTACCGGGTGAAGGTTGATAAGTTGCCGGCGCTTTATGTCACCGCCGAGCATCCCTTCCTCACGACCGATGGCTGGGTGCAGGTCAGGGATCTGGCGCCCAAACAGCACTTCGTGAAGATCGGCTGCCCAGAGATCGGGAGCGCAACCGTCACGATGCATTTTGACGGCCACGTTGAGGATGGCTGGGTCCATGCCCGGCTTGAGGGCACCAGCCCACGCTCACAGCGCCGCTACGCCCAGCGTGATGCGATCTCGCGCCAGGTCGCTCCGATCCGCGACGGCGTCACAATTGATGCGGCTCTCGCCTGGATGCTGGGCCTCTACCTCGCGGAAGGGTCCATCTCGGCCGGGTACGATATCCGCTTCACGCTCTCCTGGGATGAGGATGAGCACGCCGCACGCCTCGCCGCGATCCTTGAGGGTAAACTCGGCCTGCCCGCCCGTGTGCAGAAAGGCACCCAGCCGCAAGGCCGGCGGGGCGATGGCTGGACGACCGTGCGCCTCCAGAGCAAGCTGCTTGCGCAGTGGCTCGTCGAGCATTTCGGCGCCGGCTTCGACCAGAAGCGGCTGCCCGCCTGGGCCATGAGCCTGTCGCCCGATCTTCGCCAGGCGCTGCTCCAGGGTGTCGCCGACGGCGACGGCACCCCGGTCAACAGCCATCAGACCCGGATCACCCTCTGCAATGAGGTGCTGGTCCGCCAGCTCTTCACCTTGGCCTACAGCCTGGGCTACTACCCGACGCTACGGGCAGATTCGCTGCCAGCACTCGGCACCGTGCAGCCTTGGTCGCTGGCCTATGGCGAAACGTACAACGCCGGGATGGTCCGCGACGGCGCCTATCGGGTCCTTGAAGTCGCCGCGCTTGATGAAGAGGCGATCGTCTATAACTTTGAGGTCGAGGAGGATCACACCTACGTCGCCAACCAGATGGTGGTGCATAACTGCTTTGTGCTCCCCATTGAAGATACCCTCAACAGCATTTACGACACCCTCAAGCATCAGGCGCTGATTCATCAGAGCGGCGGGGGCACTGGCTTCAGCTTTTCGCGGCTGCGCCCGCGCAACGACGTGGTGCGCAGCACCATGGGCGTAGCGAGCGGCCCGGTCAGCTTTATGGAGGTGTATAACCACTCGACCGAGGCGATTAAGCAGGGAGGGACGCGCCGTGGTGCGAATATGGGCATTTTGCGCTGCGATCACCCCGATATTCTTGAGTTTATTACCTGCAAGCGCGATACGACGAAAATCACGAACTTCAACATCTCGGTCGCTATCACCGATGCCTTCATGCGCGCTGTTGAGCGCGATGAAACTTATGAACTGATCAATCCGCGCACCCGCGCCGTACAGATGGCTTCACGCGACGGACTGAAACATCCGTTGACCGGCGAGATACTGGTGCCGCCCGGTCAACTCATGCGCCTACGCGCCCGGATGGTCTTTGACCTGATCGTGCAGTGCGCGCATGCCACTGGCGAGCCGGGACTGTTTTTCATTGACCGGGCCAACGAGTACAACCCGGTGCCGTCCCTGGGCGGGTACGAGGCCACGAATCCGTGCATCACCCGTGATGCCTGGGTGCAGACGAGCGACGGCCCCCGTCAGGTCGCCGAACTGGTCGGCATGCCGTTTACAGCCATTGTTGACGGAATGGCGTATGGCAGCGACGCCCGTGGCTTCTGGTCCAACGGACTCAAGCCAATCTATGAACTGAAGACTTCCAGCGGTTACTCGCTCCGGCTGACTGGTAATCACCGTGTGATGCGCGTGAACGCCGTGGAGCGCAACGGTGAGCAGACCGAGTGGGTCGAGGTTCAGCGCCTTCAGCCGGGCGACTTGGTGAAGCTTCACAATCATCGTGAGTTCACCCAGTGGGAGGGCGCCGGCACGCTGGAGCAGGGCTGGCTTCTGGGTCTCCTCGTCGGTGATGGAACGTTCAGTGAGAACCGGGCCGTCCTCTCCTTCTGGGGGCAGGACGCTGAGTATATGGCCCAGCAGGCATTGGGTGCCATTAGTAGGGAAGCGGGTAGCGAATGGCAAGTAGCGAGTAGGAAGGAAGCGAGTAGCGAATGGCGAGTAGCGAGTAGTAATTATTATCCACTCGCCACTCGCCACTCACCACTCGCCCCTGGCATCCAGCCGATCGAGGAGCGCAACGAATTCCGCGTGCGCTCCAGTGCGCTGGCCGCCCTTGCTGCTGCTTTCGGCATCACGCCTGAGAACAAGAGCCTCACAGACAGCACCGAGCGCGCCTCCAGCCTGTTCTACCGCGGTCTGCTCCGTGGCCTGTTCGACGCCGATGGCACTGTACTGGACGGTGGCGGGAAGGGCATGTCGGTTCGCCTTGCCCAGTCGAACCTCGCCCTTCTGGAGCGCGTCCAGCGCATGCTGCTGCGCCTTGGCATTGCCAGCCGCCTCTACCGCAACCGCCGGCCGGCCGGCGAGCGTGTCCTGCCCGATGGCCGCGGCGGCGGGAAGCTCTATGCCACGAAGGCTCAGCACGAGCTCTGCATCTCGAAGGACAACCTGCTGACCTTCGCTTCCCTGGTAGGTTTTACCAACCCGGCCAAGGCTCAGGCGCTCAGCTCCGCTCTCGCCGCTCGCTCTGCCCGCGGCCACTACCGTGAGTGCTTTGTGGCCGAGGTCGAGTCGTTGACGCTCATTGGTGAGGCTGAGGTCTTCGACTGCTCCATCCCGGGCGTCAACGCCTTCGACGCCAATGGACTTTATGTGCACAACTGCGGAGAGCAGCCGTTGCTGCCCTACGATGTCTGCAATCTTGGCTCGATCAATCTGGGCAAGTTTGTCACGCCCGAACGAACCGTTGACTGGAATCACCTGCGCGAGGTGGTTCACGAAAGCACACGTTTTCTCGATAACGTGATTGATGCCAATCACTACCCGCTGGAACAGATTGCGCACCTGAGCCAGCGTATCCGGCGGATTGGGCTGGGGGTAATGGGCTGGGCGGACATGCTGGTGCGGTTGGGTGTTCCGTACAACTCGGATGAAGCCATCGAGTTGGCGCGGAAGGTCATGCACTTTATTGACGAGGAAGGGAAGGTGGCTTCCGAGCAGTTGGCCCGCGAGCGTGGCGCATTCCCCGAATGGGAGCACAGCATCTGGGGTCCCGACGCCACCTGCGCCCGCCGCCCGGACGGCGCGCGGATTCGTCCGCCACGCCGGCTGCGCAACTGTAATGTCACCACCGTGGCCCCCACGGGCACTATCAGCATGATTGCCGGCTGTTCGTCGGGCATCGAGCCGCTCTTTGCCATTGCCTTCTGGCGCTACCAGGCCGATAGCCGGATGCTTGACATCAATCAGGATTTCGTGGCCCAGGCGAGACGGGAGGGCTGGTACAGCCCTGAACTCATGGAACGGATTGCCGATACCGGTCACATCCATCACCCGGAAGTGCCGGCCGAGGTACAGCGGGTGTGGGTTACGGCCCACGACATCGCGCCGGAGTGGCATGTGCGCATGCAGGCGGCCTTCCAGGAATACACCGACAGTGCCATCTCGAAGACGATCAACTTCCCCCACGAGGCGACTGCCGATCAGGTCCGTGAAGCCTACGAGCTGGCATTCCGTCTGGGGTGCAAGGGCATCACCGTCTATCGCGACGGTTCACGGGCCAACCAGGTGCTCTCCACCGGTTCCACCGGCAAAAGCACCAGCCCCCCGTCGGCTGAACCAACCCCGGCCGAGCTGAAACCACGACCGGTCCCGGCCGAAGGCTTGCCCAGCCACTCGTTTCCGGTGATGACGCCGCTTGGCAAGCTGCGGTTGTTCGTCACCGAGCTGGACGGGAAACCGTTTGAAGTCTTTGCCATCATCGGGCGGGCCGGGAGTGATGTGACGGCCTTTACCGAAGCCATCGGGCGGTTGATTTCGCTGGCCCTGCGCTGTGGTGTGCCGGTGAAGCTCATTGCCGAGCAGCTTCGCGGCATTGGCGGTTCGCGTTCGGCCGGCTTTGGCCCGGCGCGCGTCCTTTCCGTCCCCGATGCCATCGGTAAGGTGTTGTTCGAGCACTATGTCAGGAACGGCCGTGGGAACGGGACTGGTGACAGCAACGACGAAACTGTCCACGGGGATATGGCTCACACGGGCGAAGCCGCTTCACAGGCATCAGACTTCTTTCTGCACCATGACGCCGGGCCGGGGGTTTTGGAGGCGGCCGAGCTTTGTCCCGAATGTCAGAATGCAGCGCTGTTCAATGGGGAAGGGTGTCGCAAGTGTCACGCCTGTGGGTATAGCGAGTGCTAG
- a CDS encoding cobalamin-binding protein, giving the protein MTDLRIVSLLPSATEIICALGLEAQLVGVTHECDYPPSVRDLPKVTHTLIPTDATSQEIDHLVRERLQSVQALYTLNLPVLEALQPDVIVTQALCDVCAVAEEEVKAAACRLPGSPQVINLEPQTLEEVFASLHQVAAATGRQAVAEEVVAGLKARVEAVVRRSATVDRRPRVALLEWLHPPFSCGHWSPELVHLAGGEEVLGRAGVPSRTLTWEEVAAARPEVVFVACCGFSVERTLEDLDLLAAHPVWSSLPAVRQGQVYVTDGSHYFSRPGPRLVESLEILAHALHPALHPRPAVEPAIAHRPKHQGAAVGV; this is encoded by the coding sequence ATGACCGACCTCCGCATTGTTTCCCTGCTGCCAAGCGCCACAGAAATCATCTGCGCGCTTGGCCTCGAAGCGCAGCTCGTCGGCGTAACGCACGAGTGCGACTACCCGCCTTCTGTCCGGGACCTGCCCAAAGTCACCCACACGCTCATTCCGACCGACGCCACCAGCCAGGAAATAGACCACCTCGTACGCGAGCGGCTCCAGTCGGTACAGGCGCTTTACACCCTCAACCTGCCCGTCCTCGAAGCCTTGCAGCCGGACGTGATCGTGACGCAGGCGCTGTGTGATGTCTGCGCCGTCGCGGAAGAAGAAGTCAAAGCCGCCGCCTGCCGTCTGCCCGGCAGCCCACAGGTCATCAATCTCGAACCCCAAACCCTGGAGGAAGTCTTTGCCAGCCTGCATCAGGTGGCCGCCGCTACCGGGCGGCAGGCCGTTGCCGAGGAAGTCGTTGCCGGTTTGAAGGCACGTGTGGAAGCCGTTGTGCGCCGCAGCGCCACGGTTGACCGGCGTCCACGGGTGGCCCTGCTGGAATGGCTCCATCCGCCGTTTTCCTGCGGGCACTGGAGTCCGGAGCTGGTACATCTGGCTGGTGGCGAAGAAGTGCTGGGACGGGCCGGCGTACCCTCCCGGACGCTCACTTGGGAAGAAGTCGCTGCCGCCCGTCCCGAAGTCGTGTTCGTGGCCTGCTGCGGCTTTTCGGTTGAGCGTACGCTGGAAGACCTCGACCTGCTGGCAGCACATCCCGTCTGGTCATCCCTGCCGGCCGTCCGGCAGGGGCAGGTCTATGTCACCGACGGCTCGCATTACTTCAGCCGTCCGGGGCCGCGCCTGGTTGAAAGCCTGGAGATTCTGGCGCATGCGCTGCATCCGGCGCTGCACCCGCGGCCAGCCGTCGAGCCGGCTATTGCCCATCGCCCGAAGCATCAGGGCGCGGCCGTTGGTGTGTGA
- the chlG gene encoding chlorophyll synthase ChlG codes for MEGLRKRLAVKEGIAPSSLPLSRATPRTASPARHKVSAWVELLKPVTWIPVMCAYVAGALCSAAFTVASLADWRLWLGLLMSGPLISGTCQAMNDYFDRDVDAINEPYRPIPSGRIGLREATLGISLLCALTLLTAYLIHPWIVALAIIGIVNAHLYSAKPIKLKRIVWVGNATVAASYILLPWMSGELAFKGHISWTATAVAVCYVIASIGSMTTNDFKSLEGDARMGIHTLPQVFGVARGAWLGIFVLDAGQLAAAGLLALLGEWLWAALVGATVLPQMWFQRTFLADPIHKAIWYNAHAQGFLVLGMFLAAWAVRA; via the coding sequence ATGGAAGGGTTGAGGAAACGTCTGGCCGTGAAAGAAGGTATTGCACCATCATCGCTTCCGCTGTCACGGGCGACACCTCGCACCGCCAGTCCGGCGCGCCACAAGGTCTCGGCATGGGTCGAGTTGCTCAAGCCTGTCACCTGGATTCCCGTCATGTGCGCCTACGTCGCTGGCGCCCTGTGCAGCGCTGCGTTCACCGTGGCGAGCCTCGCCGACTGGCGGCTGTGGCTGGGACTGCTGATGAGCGGGCCGCTCATTTCCGGCACCTGCCAGGCCATGAACGACTACTTCGACCGCGACGTGGATGCCATCAACGAACCCTACCGGCCCATTCCTTCAGGCCGGATTGGGCTGCGCGAAGCCACACTGGGCATCAGCCTGCTGTGCGCCCTCACCCTTCTGACGGCCTACCTCATCCATCCGTGGATTGTGGCGCTGGCGATCATCGGCATCGTCAACGCTCACCTTTACAGCGCCAAACCCATCAAGCTGAAGCGCATTGTGTGGGTCGGCAATGCCACGGTTGCCGCTTCGTACATCCTGCTTCCCTGGATGTCGGGCGAGCTGGCCTTCAAGGGCCACATCAGTTGGACGGCCACTGCCGTCGCCGTCTGCTACGTCATTGCCAGCATCGGCAGCATGACGACCAATGATTTCAAGTCACTTGAAGGCGATGCGCGGATGGGCATCCACACCCTGCCCCAGGTCTTTGGGGTGGCGCGGGGAGCCTGGCTGGGCATTTTCGTGCTGGACGCCGGACAACTCGCCGCCGCCGGACTGCTGGCACTGCTGGGTGAATGGCTGTGGGCAGCGCTGGTGGGCGCTACGGTACTGCCGCAGATGTGGTTTCAGCGCACATTTCTGGCCGATCCCATCCACAAGGCCATCTGGTACAACGCCCACGCCCAGGGCTTTCTCGTGCTGGGGATGTTCCTTGCCGCCTGGGCCGTCCGCGCCTGA
- a CDS encoding FAD/NAD(P)-binding protein, with translation MLDWLVIGGGIHGAHAALVLTARAGVAADRLRILDPQPTLLARWNQCTGNVQMPFLRSPLVHHLGLGAFDLFEFSRTPEGKPFAAFAPPYDRPGYALFQAHCRHLLAQHRLTELHLQGGAVGLRRLGERGWQVETPDGALEARRVILALGLSDRPAYPDWARLCRAAGAPVRHVFDRDVHTAQLPLWRHAVVFGGGISAAQLALALAARQPGTVTLLMPHPVRIHQFDSDPGWLGPKYMRAFEAETSLERRRQMIREARHRGSMPKDVYHDLRRAAEHGELCLREANVTGATPQGDGRLLLSLMTGDTLETDNLLLATGFEPQRPGGPWLDEAIAAYGLPVAPCGYPVVSKALRWARGLYVMGPLAELELGPTARNIAGARKAADRLAHIVERGQANRSVVGGLPMVGTVGQR, from the coding sequence ATGCTGGACTGGTTGGTGATAGGTGGGGGGATTCACGGCGCCCATGCCGCGCTGGTTCTGACGGCCCGGGCCGGAGTGGCGGCAGACCGGTTGCGCATCCTCGATCCGCAGCCCACGCTGCTGGCGCGCTGGAATCAGTGCACAGGCAATGTTCAGATGCCGTTTCTGCGCTCTCCGCTGGTGCACCACCTTGGGCTGGGGGCGTTTGACCTCTTTGAGTTCTCACGCACTCCCGAAGGAAAACCGTTTGCCGCTTTTGCGCCGCCCTACGACCGCCCCGGTTATGCTCTTTTCCAGGCGCACTGCCGGCACTTGCTGGCGCAGCACCGCCTGACAGAGCTGCACCTTCAGGGCGGAGCCGTCGGCTTGCGGCGGCTGGGTGAACGTGGCTGGCAGGTCGAAACGCCAGACGGTGCTCTGGAAGCCCGCCGTGTCATTCTGGCGCTCGGTTTGAGTGACCGGCCGGCTTACCCTGACTGGGCGCGTCTCTGCCGGGCAGCCGGCGCACCGGTGCGTCATGTCTTCGACCGTGACGTTCATACAGCACAGTTACCGCTGTGGCGTCACGCCGTGGTGTTTGGTGGCGGGATTTCCGCGGCCCAACTGGCGTTGGCGCTGGCGGCCCGGCAACCGGGCACAGTGACGCTGCTGATGCCGCATCCGGTTCGGATTCACCAGTTCGACAGCGATCCAGGCTGGCTGGGGCCCAAGTACATGCGCGCCTTCGAGGCCGAAACTTCACTGGAACGGCGGCGGCAGATGATTCGTGAGGCGCGCCACCGGGGTTCGATGCCCAAGGATGTCTATCACGACCTGCGGCGCGCGGCAGAGCATGGCGAGCTTTGTCTTCGGGAAGCCAACGTCACAGGAGCGACGCCCCAAGGTGATGGGCGGCTGCTGTTGTCACTGATGACCGGCGACACCCTGGAGACCGACAACCTGCTGCTGGCAACCGGTTTTGAACCACAGCGCCCCGGCGGGCCGTGGCTTGATGAGGCAATTGCGGCCTACGGGCTTCCGGTCGCTCCATGTGGTTATCCCGTGGTTTCCAAAGCTCTGCGGTGGGCGCGTGGGCTGTACGTCATGGGGCCGCTGGCCGAACTCGAACTTGGGCCGACGGCGCGCAACATTGCCGGCGCACGCAAGGCGGCGGATCGTCTGGCGCACATTGTCGAGCGGGGGCAGGCCAACCGTTCGGTTGTGGGCGGGTTGCCAATGGTAGGGACGGTTGGCCAAAGGTAA
- a CDS encoding DNA methyltransferase, whose amino-acid sequence MTTSTSTTQAHLFSQWKGQEREPVIGDVYTRGQVSIHFDHAENLYATWPTPTCIISDGPYGVSGFPGDNHRAESLADWYEPHIKAWSQYATPQTTLWFWNTEVGWATVHPVLIANGWEYRCCNIWDKGLSHVAGNANTQTLRKFPVVTEVCVHYVRTATFRVGTQLLTMQEWLRHEWKRTGLPFRVANEACGVLNAATRKYLTADHLWYYPPPDAFVRLAQYANEHGDPAGRPYFSLDGKTPISGGEWAKLRAKFKCDLGITNVWREPQVSGAERIQGTRNGMRYKFKSLHGSQKPLKFIDLIIQASTDQGDVVWEPFGGLCPGAVVSHGLGRAYCAAEIIPEFYAAAVERLATA is encoded by the coding sequence ATGACCACGAGCACGAGTACGACACAGGCTCATCTGTTCTCCCAGTGGAAAGGGCAAGAACGGGAGCCGGTGATTGGTGACGTGTACACTCGCGGACAGGTCTCAATCCACTTTGATCACGCAGAGAACCTTTACGCCACCTGGCCCACTCCGACATGCATCATTTCCGACGGACCCTATGGCGTGAGTGGATTTCCCGGCGACAACCATCGGGCTGAATCCCTTGCCGACTGGTACGAGCCGCACATCAAGGCATGGAGCCAATATGCCACGCCGCAGACAACCCTCTGGTTTTGGAATACCGAGGTGGGATGGGCCACCGTGCATCCCGTGCTCATCGCCAACGGATGGGAATACCGCTGCTGCAACATCTGGGACAAGGGACTCAGCCATGTCGCAGGTAACGCCAACACGCAGACGCTGCGCAAGTTTCCGGTGGTCACAGAAGTCTGCGTGCACTATGTCAGGACCGCCACTTTCAGAGTTGGCACGCAATTACTGACGATGCAGGAGTGGCTCCGCCACGAGTGGAAGCGGACAGGGTTGCCGTTTCGCGTGGCCAATGAAGCGTGTGGAGTTCTCAACGCAGCCACCCGAAAATACCTTACCGCCGATCACCTTTGGTACTACCCACCCCCCGACGCCTTCGTAAGACTTGCCCAGTACGCCAATGAGCATGGCGACCCGGCGGGCAGGCCTTATTTCAGCCTTGATGGAAAAACCCCCATATCCGGCGGTGAATGGGCCAAACTGCGGGCGAAGTTCAAATGTGATCTCGGAATCACCAATGTGTGGCGTGAACCACAGGTCAGCGGAGCGGAACGAATCCAGGGAACACGCAACGGGATGAGATACAAATTCAAAAGCCTTCACGGGAGCCAGAAGCCACTGAAGTTTATTGACCTGATCATCCAAGCCTCAACCGACCAGGGGGATGTCGTTTGGGAACCTTTCGGCGGCCTCTGTCCGGGTGCTGTGGTTTCGCATGGCCTTGGCCGCGCTTACTGTGCGGCCGAGATTATCCCGGAGTTTTATGCCGCAGCGGTGGAAAGGTTGGCTACGGCATGA
- a CDS encoding CYTH and CHAD domain-containing protein, with protein sequence MGRSVNAPEVATAAAPVEIEIKLALSPRLMPRFRRHPLLRQAARSRAKLYTLYVDTPDVALLRQGIALRLRRSGRRWLQTLKAGAGSSGLLAERPEWEMPVSGKRLKLDLLPAEARSLLPPEAAASLAPCFETEVWRDTWQLNHEGALIEVALDRGEVRAGTRVCPVAEVELELRSGDLPPLFDIAERLAADLPFQLEPRSKAQRGYQLVGALPCTPVKASPPLLLLDAPASVSFQHIVRSCMRQFEANLPGLLSTSDPDPEFIHQMRVALRRMRAAIGLLRFMGYAKPDWLGELKWLMGELSVARDWDVLVTETLPRIQAHLPQPERLAVLLEAAEAQRRAANDRARAVVTSPRLVPLWLKVERELALLPVSPATTADWSRAALRRRRRQLVRLGARLHELDATERHAMRIAAKKLRYSAEFFAVWHPKAARRFIRHLADLQDVLGVLNDAAVTARLLSELAPAGEAASREAVGLVMGFLACEQAYRLARLEQLWREFHDIPPYWKKGKPPLPADVHAEG encoded by the coding sequence ATGGGTAGGTCAGTCAATGCACCGGAGGTCGCCACGGCGGCCGCTCCGGTCGAAATCGAAATCAAACTGGCGTTGTCACCCAGGCTGATGCCCCGCTTCAGACGGCATCCCCTGCTGCGCCAGGCGGCGCGGTCACGCGCCAAACTCTACACCCTGTATGTGGACACCCCGGATGTTGCCCTGCTCCGCCAGGGTATCGCCCTGCGCCTGCGCCGCAGCGGACGCCGCTGGCTGCAAACCCTGAAGGCGGGGGCTGGCAGCAGTGGGCTGCTTGCCGAACGCCCGGAGTGGGAGATGCCGGTTTCCGGCAAACGCCTGAAGTTGGACCTGCTGCCTGCTGAAGCCCGGTCGCTGCTCCCGCCGGAGGCTGCCGCCAGCCTTGCACCCTGTTTCGAGACAGAAGTCTGGCGCGACACCTGGCAACTCAACCACGAGGGCGCTCTCATTGAAGTCGCCCTGGATCGCGGTGAAGTACGCGCCGGGACACGGGTCTGCCCCGTTGCCGAAGTCGAACTGGAACTCAGGAGCGGCGACCTGCCACCGTTGTTCGACATCGCCGAACGCCTGGCCGCCGACCTGCCGTTCCAGCTCGAACCGCGCAGCAAAGCGCAGCGTGGCTACCAGCTCGTGGGTGCATTGCCCTGTACGCCGGTCAAGGCCAGCCCGCCGCTCCTGCTGCTCGATGCCCCGGCCAGTGTGTCGTTTCAACACATCGTACGGAGCTGCATGCGCCAGTTTGAGGCCAATCTGCCGGGCCTGCTCAGCACGTCCGATCCCGACCCCGAATTCATCCACCAGATGCGGGTTGCCCTGCGCCGTATGCGGGCGGCCATCGGCCTGCTGCGCTTCATGGGCTATGCCAAGCCGGACTGGCTTGGCGAACTCAAGTGGCTGATGGGCGAACTGTCCGTAGCGCGTGACTGGGACGTGCTGGTGACGGAAACCCTGCCCCGGATTCAGGCGCATCTTCCGCAACCGGAACGGCTGGCCGTCCTGCTTGAAGCTGCCGAAGCGCAGCGCCGGGCGGCCAATGACCGGGCGCGCGCAGTGGTGACATCGCCGCGTCTGGTACCGTTGTGGCTGAAGGTTGAGCGCGAGTTGGCGCTGCTGCCCGTCTCGCCGGCCACGACGGCCGACTGGTCGCGGGCGGCCCTGCGCCGCCGGCGGCGCCAGTTGGTACGCCTGGGTGCGCGGTTGCACGAGCTGGATGCCACTGAACGCCATGCCATGCGGATTGCGGCCAAAAAACTCCGCTACAGCGCGGAATTTTTTGCCGTCTGGCATCCCAAGGCGGCCCGGCGCTTCATCCGGCACTTGGCCGACCTGCAGGACGTGCTGGGCGTACTCAATGACGCCGCCGTGACGGCGCGCCTGCTGTCCGAGCTTGCTCCGGCCGGCGAGGCTGCCAGCCGGGAAGCCGTGGGCCTGGTCATGGGCTTTCTGGCCTGTGAGCAGGCCTACCGTTTGGCCAGGCTGGAGCAGCTCTGGCGCGAGTTCCACGACATCCCGCCCTACTGGAAAAAAGGCAAACCTCCCCTTCCGGCGGATGTTCACGCAGAAGGCTGA